The following coding sequences lie in one Pseudomonas sp. SL4(2022) genomic window:
- the eco gene encoding serine protease inhibitor ecotin produces the protein MTSPKRSLLVLAFALPLAACAATPEALKPYPAASAGFNRHVIMLPAQANEDEYKVELIAGKTLDVDCNQQRLGGQWQENSVEGWGYTYYQLSQVGPAMSTLMACPDNSRKQAFVPVGGEPHLVRYNSKLPVVIYAPADVQVRYRIWSAAANSTAAPQQ, from the coding sequence ATGACCTCGCCGAAACGCTCCCTGCTCGTTCTCGCCTTCGCCCTGCCACTGGCCGCCTGCGCGGCTACGCCCGAGGCGCTCAAACCTTACCCTGCGGCCAGCGCAGGCTTTAATCGCCACGTGATTATGCTGCCGGCGCAAGCCAATGAGGACGAGTACAAGGTCGAACTGATTGCCGGCAAAACCCTGGACGTGGATTGCAACCAGCAGCGCCTGGGCGGCCAGTGGCAGGAGAACAGCGTCGAAGGCTGGGGCTACACCTATTACCAACTGAGCCAGGTCGGCCCGGCGATGAGCACCCTGATGGCCTGCCCCGACAACAGCCGCAAGCAGGCCTTTGTGCCCGTGGGCGGCGAACCGCATCTGGTGCGCTACAACAGCAAACTGCCTGTGGTGATTTATGCCCCGGCCGATGTGCAGGTGCGCTATCGCATCTGGTCGGCGGCAGCCAATAGCACGGCAGCGCCACAGCAATAA
- a CDS encoding ABC transporter permease, whose amino-acid sequence MNLYAIKAIYLFELARTWRTLLQSIATPVISTSLYFVVFGSAIGSSMTQVQGVSYGAFIVPGLIMLALLTESISNASFGIYMPKYSGSIYELLSAPVSYLEILIGYVGAAATKSIILGLVILVTARLFVDFEILHPLWMLAFLVLTALTFSLFGFIIGVWADGWEKLQVVPALIVTPLTFLGGAFYSISMLPPAWQTVTLFNPVVYLISAFRWSFYGVSDVNVGLSLAMIFGFLLLCILVVGLIFKTGYRLKS is encoded by the coding sequence ATGAATCTGTATGCCATCAAGGCCATCTACCTGTTCGAGCTGGCGCGCACCTGGCGCACCCTGCTGCAGAGCATCGCCACCCCGGTGATCAGCACCTCGCTGTATTTCGTGGTGTTCGGTTCGGCCATCGGTTCGAGCATGACCCAGGTGCAGGGCGTCAGTTATGGGGCGTTTATCGTGCCGGGGCTGATCATGCTGGCGCTGCTCACCGAGAGCATTTCCAACGCTTCGTTCGGCATCTACATGCCCAAGTATTCGGGGAGCATCTACGAGCTGCTCTCGGCGCCGGTGTCCTACCTGGAAATCCTGATTGGCTATGTCGGTGCGGCGGCCACCAAGTCGATCATTCTCGGTTTGGTGATCCTGGTGACCGCGCGGCTGTTTGTCGATTTCGAGATTCTTCACCCGCTGTGGATGCTGGCGTTTCTGGTGCTCACCGCGCTGACCTTCAGCCTGTTCGGTTTCATCATCGGCGTGTGGGCCGATGGCTGGGAGAAATTGCAGGTGGTGCCGGCGCTGATCGTCACGCCGCTGACCTTCCTCGGTGGCGCGTTTTACTCGATCAGCATGTTGCCGCCGGCCTGGCAGACCGTGACCTTGTTCAACCCGGTGGTGTACCTGATCAGCGCCTTTCGCTGGAGCTTCTACGGCGTTTCTGACGTGAACGTCGGCCTGAGCCTGGCGATGATTTTCGGCTTTCTGCTGCTGTGCATCCTGGTGGTGGGGCTGATCTTCAAAACGGGTTATCGCCTCAAAAGTTGA
- a CDS encoding HPF/RaiA family ribosome-associated protein, with protein MQIQVHSDNHIESSARLVEWVSASVASKLERFDDELTRIVVHLHDDNGAKAGAHDKRCQIEARPKGLQPLSVTHKAESLEQAIEGSIEKLHHALDHQFGKLRSKRATPLPANQAVDVGQDALLREDFLAEEQLRAV; from the coding sequence ATGCAAATCCAAGTTCACAGCGATAACCACATTGAAAGCAGCGCACGGCTGGTGGAGTGGGTGAGTGCCAGTGTCGCCAGCAAGCTGGAACGTTTCGACGACGAGCTGACCCGTATCGTCGTTCACCTGCATGATGACAATGGCGCCAAAGCCGGTGCACATGACAAACGCTGCCAGATCGAAGCGCGGCCAAAAGGCCTGCAACCGCTCAGCGTGACCCACAAGGCCGAATCCCTGGAGCAGGCCATCGAAGGCTCCATCGAAAAACTGCACCACGCCCTCGACCATCAGTTCGGCAAATTGCGCAGCAAACGCGCTACGCCATTGCCGGCCAACCAAGCGGTTGATGTGGGCCAGGACGCACTGCTGCGTGAGGACTTCCTCGCCGAGGAACAGCTGCGCGCGGTCTGA
- a CDS encoding CAP domain-containing protein: MGSRCMTRAFVALVLGLLHGGVQAAEETQLIGLINHYRSEVQRCGSQASAELPPLSADPRLLLPATGRADLQAVMASSGYPMVNVQAISLSGPRDAASALQVLKESFCQIVLDPQFVDIGVSRQDRDWRILLARPLLASRLGDWQAEGRKLLAQINQARTTARQCGRQSFAPVPALSWNDVLGSTAYSHSRSMANGNFFDHQDPDGRTPGDRAELAGYSGQRIGENIAAGLDSASKVVDGWLASPGHCANLMNPQFSELGAAYANDPKSDAGIYWTALFGAP, encoded by the coding sequence ATGGGTAGCAGATGCATGACTCGGGCGTTCGTCGCCCTGGTGCTGGGGCTGTTGCATGGCGGCGTGCAGGCCGCCGAAGAAACGCAACTGATTGGCTTGATCAACCATTACCGCAGCGAGGTGCAGCGCTGCGGCAGTCAGGCTTCTGCCGAGCTGCCGCCCCTGAGTGCCGACCCGCGGTTATTGCTGCCGGCCACGGGGCGCGCGGATTTACAGGCCGTTATGGCCAGCAGCGGTTACCCGATGGTCAACGTGCAGGCCATCAGCCTGTCCGGCCCGCGTGATGCCGCTTCTGCCTTGCAGGTGCTCAAGGAAAGCTTCTGCCAGATCGTGCTTGACCCGCAGTTTGTCGATATCGGTGTCAGTCGCCAGGATCGCGACTGGCGCATTCTGCTGGCGCGGCCATTGCTGGCCAGCCGTCTGGGCGATTGGCAGGCTGAAGGGCGCAAGCTGTTGGCGCAGATCAACCAGGCGCGTACGACAGCCCGCCAGTGCGGCCGTCAGAGCTTTGCGCCGGTACCGGCGTTGAGTTGGAACGATGTGCTCGGCAGCACGGCGTACAGCCACAGCCGGAGTATGGCCAACGGCAATTTCTTTGATCATCAAGACCCTGACGGTCGCACCCCCGGCGACCGTGCAGAGTTAGCCGGCTATAGCGGCCAGCGTATCGGCGAGAACATCGCCGCTGGCCTGGATAGCGCGAGCAAAGTGGTCGACGGCTGGCTGGCCAGCCCCGGCCACTGCGCCAACCTGATGAACCCGCAATTCAGTGAACTGGGCGCCGCCTATGCCAACGACCCGAAGAGCGATGCGGGGATTTACTGGACAGCGCTGTTTGGCGCGCCGTAA
- a CDS encoding GNAT family N-acetyltransferase has product MFTLVHLDSPPPESLNSQVLQMVVDYLSDISPVSLTPSNPLYQLYQYVMGYEMHLYLRAMHSEQPSSARLILALSDQDPSQVLGFALYLPAQDAPEACTLAYMAVQASQRRHGIARALLQQMISRHPHAELACVAGKVATFEAMGFQVLAARGPQVLMSTRNYSANGMLAVQDLAPIFQSTEVRQIHTYLLKQHGKRAMSDAEKQRDRLLDQMAQHAQALVRERLTVH; this is encoded by the coding sequence ATGTTCACCCTTGTACACCTGGATAGCCCGCCCCCCGAATCGCTGAACAGCCAGGTGCTGCAGATGGTGGTGGACTACCTCAGCGACATCAGCCCGGTGTCACTGACGCCCAGCAACCCGCTGTATCAGCTGTACCAGTACGTGATGGGCTACGAGATGCACCTGTACCTGCGCGCCATGCACAGCGAGCAACCAAGCAGCGCGCGGTTGATCCTCGCCCTGAGTGATCAGGACCCGTCCCAGGTGCTGGGCTTTGCCCTGTATTTACCGGCTCAGGATGCTCCCGAGGCCTGCACCCTGGCCTATATGGCCGTGCAGGCCAGCCAGCGTCGCCACGGAATTGCCCGCGCCCTGCTGCAGCAGATGATCAGCCGCCACCCGCACGCTGAACTGGCCTGCGTGGCCGGCAAGGTCGCCACCTTCGAGGCCATGGGCTTTCAGGTGCTGGCCGCGCGCGGGCCGCAGGTGCTGATGAGCACCCGTAACTACAGCGCGAACGGTATGTTGGCGGTGCAGGACCTGGCGCCGATATTCCAGTCCACCGAAGTCCGGCAGATTCACACCTACCTGCTCAAGCAACACGGCAAGCGAGCCATGAGCGACGCCGAGAAGCAGCGCGACCGCCTGCTCGACCAGATGGCCCAACACGCGCAGGCGCTGGTGCGTGAGCGCCTGACCGTGCATTGA
- a CDS encoding NAD(P)H-dependent oxidoreductase: MKNILLLNGGKQFAHSAGRYNTTLHDTALAFLDRAGFDLKHTHIDSGYDVTEEVQKFLWADVIIYQMPGWWMGAPWTVKKYLDEVFTAGHGSLYASDGRTRSDASQKYGSGGLIQGKQYMLSLTWNAPQQAFDDPTDFFAGKGVDAVYLPFHKANQFLGMRALPTFLCVDVMKRPAIEADIARYEQHLARVLG, from the coding sequence ATGAAAAACATCCTGCTGCTCAACGGCGGTAAACAGTTCGCCCATTCTGCCGGCCGCTACAACACCACCCTGCACGACACTGCGCTGGCCTTTCTCGACCGCGCCGGTTTCGACCTCAAGCACACCCATATCGACAGCGGCTACGACGTCACCGAGGAAGTGCAGAAATTTCTCTGGGCCGACGTGATCATTTATCAAATGCCCGGCTGGTGGATGGGGGCACCCTGGACGGTGAAAAAGTACCTCGACGAGGTGTTTACCGCAGGCCACGGCAGCCTCTACGCCAGCGACGGTCGCACCCGCTCGGACGCCTCACAGAAATACGGCAGTGGCGGCCTGATCCAGGGCAAGCAGTACATGCTGTCGCTGACCTGGAACGCGCCGCAGCAAGCGTTCGACGACCCGACTGACTTCTTTGCAGGCAAAGGCGTGGATGCCGTCTACCTGCCCTTCCACAAGGCCAACCAGTTTCTCGGCATGCGCGCCCTGCCGACCTTCCTTTGCGTCGACGTGATGAAACGCCCCGCCATCGAGGCCGATATCGCCCGCTACGAACAACACCTGGCGCGGGTGCTGGGCTAA
- a CDS encoding class I SAM-dependent DNA methyltransferase, translated as MSVNALYTDLSDYYDLMCADIDYPAQSHCIHRVQQLFGNAGSRHLDLACGTGPHVQHFIAAGYTSSGLDINQPMLDKAALRCPQAHFALQDMCGFTVSEPLDLITCFLYSIHYSGGLDRLKACIASAHAALDTGGLFCFNAVDKERIDNRLFAAHNAAYDDSQFTFSSGWRYAGEGEQQALCLRIEKSTAGQTEVWHDEHPMVAVSFVQLQALLQPYFEVHVLEHDYQKLIPWDGASGNALFACVKKG; from the coding sequence ATGTCCGTTAATGCCCTCTACACCGACCTGTCTGATTACTACGACCTGATGTGCGCCGATATCGACTATCCGGCGCAAAGCCACTGCATTCACCGCGTGCAGCAGTTGTTTGGCAACGCCGGCAGCCGCCACCTCGATCTGGCCTGCGGAACAGGGCCGCATGTGCAGCACTTTATCGCGGCCGGCTACACCAGCAGCGGCCTCGACATTAACCAGCCGATGCTGGACAAGGCCGCGCTGCGTTGCCCGCAAGCGCACTTCGCCTTGCAGGACATGTGCGGTTTTACCGTCAGCGAGCCGCTGGACCTGATCACCTGCTTTCTCTATTCCATTCACTACAGCGGCGGCCTCGACCGGCTGAAAGCCTGCATCGCCAGCGCTCATGCTGCACTCGATACCGGTGGTCTGTTCTGCTTTAACGCCGTCGATAAAGAGCGGATCGACAACCGTCTGTTTGCCGCGCACAACGCCGCTTATGACGACAGCCAGTTCACGTTCAGCTCCGGTTGGCGCTATGCGGGCGAGGGCGAGCAGCAGGCGTTGTGCTTGCGCATTGAAAAGTCGACGGCTGGGCAAACCGAGGTGTGGCACGACGAACACCCGATGGTGGCGGTGAGCTTTGTGCAGTTACAGGCACTGTTGCAGCCGTATTTTGAGGTGCATGTGCTGGAGCATGACTACCAAAAGCTCATCCCGTGGGATGGCGCGTCGGGCAATGCGTTGTTTGCTTGTGTGAAGAAGGGGTAA
- a CDS encoding SIR2 family protein — MEIKEKLVEIFKSRPAGPFLFVGSGFSRRYLELEDWRGLLERFCVTGKPFEYYLSLANGSYPKVAQLLAEDFNKHWWSAPEYAASTERNKAKINSETSALRIEIANYLSTLDQSKAKSSEFSKEVSLLSKLNVDGVITTNWDLFLEQIFPDYKTYIGQEELLFSNPQEIGEIYKIHGCSTRPNSLVLTSDDYEQFHDKNAYLAAKLITLFVEHPIVFIGYSISDENICSLLRAISLCIGKENIEQLRRNLIFVQRLSKDESPNISDTYLTIDGVQIPLILVKTNDFIPIYEAIDATKRKIPARVLRYCKEQLYELVKSAEPEKKICVVDIDEIDKKEDIEFLVGVGVAANAAQAIAEVGYQPIGALDLFNDLLHNSRGYNPEQILINSIKAAGKNSKNIPIFKYLREHGINSQKEYVELDIPLDKWVVRDTKEFRSKTYAGAYFRKHRHSTIDEIINNCTPENAAAYIPFMSREKIDLDRLLAFLIEHEEKLEYQNSQYASSFRKLAALYDRYRWGW, encoded by the coding sequence ATGGAAATAAAAGAAAAACTAGTAGAAATATTCAAATCGCGACCTGCAGGCCCGTTCCTATTTGTAGGCTCTGGCTTTTCCAGACGATATCTAGAGCTTGAAGACTGGCGTGGTCTTTTAGAGCGCTTCTGCGTGACTGGAAAACCATTCGAATACTATCTTTCGCTAGCAAATGGCTCATATCCAAAAGTGGCGCAACTACTAGCAGAGGACTTCAACAAGCACTGGTGGTCAGCTCCTGAGTACGCCGCAAGCACTGAAAGAAACAAGGCAAAAATAAATAGCGAAACATCTGCACTTAGAATCGAAATAGCGAATTACCTCTCTACCCTTGACCAGTCAAAGGCAAAAAGCTCTGAGTTCTCGAAAGAAGTCTCACTGCTTTCAAAGCTTAATGTTGACGGAGTAATAACCACAAACTGGGATCTTTTTCTTGAGCAAATTTTCCCAGATTATAAAACCTATATCGGCCAGGAAGAGCTACTATTCTCGAACCCACAAGAGATTGGCGAAATTTACAAGATACACGGATGCTCCACACGACCCAACTCACTTGTTTTAACAAGTGACGACTACGAGCAATTCCATGACAAAAATGCTTATTTAGCGGCAAAATTAATAACTCTATTCGTAGAACACCCAATTGTATTTATCGGATATTCTATATCTGATGAAAATATATGCAGCCTCCTCCGAGCAATATCGCTGTGCATAGGAAAGGAAAACATTGAACAGCTTAGGCGAAACCTGATATTCGTCCAAAGACTTTCAAAGGATGAAAGCCCAAATATTTCCGATACCTACTTAACAATTGACGGAGTGCAAATCCCTCTAATCCTTGTCAAAACCAACGACTTCATACCAATCTATGAAGCAATTGATGCCACCAAAAGAAAAATCCCGGCCAGAGTTCTTAGATACTGCAAAGAACAGCTTTACGAGCTAGTAAAATCAGCGGAGCCTGAGAAAAAAATCTGCGTAGTAGATATTGATGAAATAGATAAAAAAGAAGATATCGAATTCCTAGTAGGGGTCGGTGTAGCCGCAAACGCGGCACAGGCTATTGCAGAAGTAGGGTATCAACCAATTGGTGCTCTCGACCTGTTCAACGATCTTCTACACAACAGCAGAGGATACAATCCAGAGCAAATTCTAATAAACTCAATCAAGGCTGCCGGAAAAAACTCAAAAAACATCCCCATATTTAAGTATCTGCGTGAGCATGGCATAAATTCACAAAAAGAATATGTAGAACTCGACATACCTCTTGATAAATGGGTTGTACGTGACACAAAGGAATTTAGATCAAAAACTTATGCAGGTGCCTATTTCCGAAAGCACCGCCACAGCACAATTGATGAAATAATTAACAACTGCACCCCAGAGAATGCAGCTGCATACATCCCATTCATGTCAAGGGAAAAAATAGACCTAGATCGACTTCTGGCATTTTTAATCGAACATGAAGAAAAACTTGAATATCAAAACTCACAGTACGCTAGTAGCTTCCGAAAGCTTGCAGCATTGTATGACCGCTACCGCTGGGGCTGGTAA
- a CDS encoding DUF2846 domain-containing protein, protein MSKKIMMCFAVLAMALLSGCASVPMESAEQNQALKAFPAPAQDKAGLYIFRDSMLGSGLKKTVKINDQVIGETAINTYFYREIAPGTHVLSTESEFGDNTLTLNAVAGKTYYIRQYIKMGLFVGGANLEQVSEAEGRKGVAETDLAR, encoded by the coding sequence ATGTCCAAGAAAATCATGATGTGTTTTGCAGTGCTCGCGATGGCGCTGCTTTCAGGCTGTGCATCGGTTCCCATGGAATCTGCCGAGCAGAACCAGGCGCTCAAAGCGTTTCCGGCACCGGCGCAGGATAAAGCGGGCTTGTATATCTTCCGCGATTCGATGCTGGGTTCGGGCTTGAAAAAAACCGTCAAGATCAACGATCAGGTGATTGGCGAAACAGCCATCAACACCTACTTCTACCGCGAAATCGCACCCGGCACCCATGTGCTGTCGACCGAATCGGAATTCGGCGATAACACCCTGACGCTCAATGCCGTGGCCGGCAAAACCTACTACATCCGTCAATACATCAAGATGGGGCTCTTCGTCGGAGGCGCCAACCTGGAACAGGTCTCTGAGGCAGAAGGCCGCAAGGGCGTCGCAGAAACCGACCTGGCTCGCTAA